A window from Theropithecus gelada isolate Dixy chromosome 1, Tgel_1.0, whole genome shotgun sequence encodes these proteins:
- the HSPB11 gene encoding intraflagellar transport protein 25 homolog: MRKIDLCLSSEGSEVILATSSDEKHPPENIIDGNPETFWTTTGMFPQEFIICFHKHVRIERLVIQSYFVQTLKIEKSTSKEPVDFEQWIEKDLVHTEGQLQNEEIMARDGSATYLRFIIVSAFDHFASVHSVSAEGTVVSNLSS, from the exons atgagaaaaattGATCTCTGTCTGAGCTCTGAAGGGTCCGAAGTGATTTTAGCTACATCAAGTGATGAAAAACACCCACCTGAAAATATCATTGATGG GAATCCAGAAACGTTTTGGACCACCACAGGAATGTTTCCCCAGGAATTCATTATTTGTTTCCACAAACATGTAAGGATTGAAAGGCTTGTAATCCAAAGTTACTTTG TACAGACCTTGAAGATTGAAAAGAGCACGTCTAAAGAGCCAGTTGATTTTGAGCAATGGATTGAAAAAG ATTTGGTACACACAGAGGGGCAGcttcaaaatgaagaaattatg GCACGTGATGGCTCTGCTACTTACTTGAGATTCATTATTGTATCAGCCTTTGACCATTTTGCATCTGTGCATAGCGTTTCTGCAGAGGGAACAGTAGTCTCAAACCTTTCCTCATAA